The Colius striatus isolate bColStr4 chromosome Z, bColStr4.1.hap1, whole genome shotgun sequence DNA window ACTAGAAGCATAACCATGGCCATAATTAAAAAGTGCTAAATAGATAAATGTTCTGTGAAGAAATCCCTAAGCAGAGATTGAaccaaaactttcttttttttcttttctcccttgctCTTCCCTTCTTTGGTTTTGACAGAATGGAGCAGTTTTCTCCAAAGTCAGAGGAAGCCAGCCAGGCCAAGACAGCACTAGATGGGTACGTATAGTGTCATGAGTTCATATGGTCCTTCTGCAAGCTTCACGGAACTCTGGCAGAATTGCAAACTCAGGGTCCAGTTCCCTTTCCCGATCACTGGAGATTTTTTAGTATTAAGGACTAAGAGGTGCTTTCTTCACTGTATTAAATTATTAACTATTTCAAAACATCAGTTTAAAATGCAGTTGAGAAATAGCAGCCTTTGCCTGTGTAGTCCTTAGTGGTGGTGTTAATGTTTTGAGAAGCAAAGCTTGTTCTCTCAGATACAGAAGTTTTGGTACAGGTTTCAATATTCTTTCAGACTGTGTTGAAAAGATTGGCTTGTTTGATGTGCAGCTTGTTAGGTAGTTGGTAGTATGCTCTCAGGACTCAGAATACTGTTTTGTGTGCTCCAGTTGTTTGACCTGACGCTTACTGTTTTGTGTTACTTGCTTATGCTTGGTCATAAAGCTCTTCACAAGTAGGAAAAGAACACATTTCGTCATCCACCAGTTGCTGTATTACAGTGTTCAGGAGCAATGTTAGGAGTGCCATTTAATACTTGAAATGGGATGTTTTTTGTTACACCTTGCTTAAGGTTTGCAGGATTGAGTGCAACCAAATCATCTTCTTGGCCTCAGGGAATCATAAGCTCAGTTATGGTATGtgtagttttgtttgtttagaagAACTTTTACAGAAGTCTTTTGTCAACAGACCTCCCAGTAGGAAAACAGCACAGATGGTTAAAGAGATCAatgtgctgggagctggctgCCTTTTGCTTTGGAAGCAGTAGGATAATattgcttgttagtaaaatagCCATTTAAATACTGTGTTGCTGCGGAGCAAGATACAAGGTGCTCTGGTTAAGAGCTGTTCTTGGGAGTAGTCCAAACCAGTTGCTCTGTGGGCTTCTTGCTCATGCCAGTAATATCCTACTGTTCTTGAAGGTGACACTCCTTGAAAATACCTGATAGGTTTTAGGTGGTGTGGTCACAGTGAGTGTCTGATTTGCTAGTCTGTGGACAGAGTTCTCATTGAGCTCTAACTTGATCTTATGAGATCATTAGTAACAGAACAGAATGCTCCACAGTCTTGCCAGGTACTTGGTGCTCTTCAGAATCCCTACATGGTGAGTCAAAAATACTCTTATTTGAATATGTTTCTCTTAGCTGCATGTCGTCATCACCATTTCTTTTAACCAATTATTAAAGTTTCAGctaaaagacttttcttttgCACAAATTTGTTTCCTGTTCATCAGTCTCATCTGCTAGTTTTAGTTCTAGAAATAATGCTGGCACATCCCTTTTGGCTCGTATAGCTGAAATGCTAAGAAAGTGGCCTTAATTCTGCTTGTACAGCACATGTAGTGTTGCTGCCTAAATTCTGCTGATTTGCATTCTGTCTTCATGTTTTTATGTCTGAGGCCAGAATTGGAGACTGGCCTGCAGAGTCTGGTTGAACAGactcagcagctgcacaggaGGAAGGTTAGAGCTTCAGTTAGAAAGCCAGAGTAAGCTTGCAGGGCAAGTGGCTTGGGCAGCAGGCCATTGTAGACACCTTGAGATGTAACAGACATGAACTCTGACAGTGCTGTTCTGACTAGAATGGTGCTTTAAGTCATAAGTTTAACTGTTACAGTTAAATACATCCACCACATTTTTAGTAGCAGGGTGGCTGTGGCTTCTGTCTGCCATGGACATTTAAATGTACTTGATTAAAATTCTCCACTGAGTCAAATTAATAAATTCTGTCATTGGCCATAGGACCTTCTTGTTGCAGCTTTTAACCCTTTATGCAGTACTGGCAGGGTTGAGTACCCTGAGTAGACTAGTATCTGAAAGCTGGATAGAACTCACTTGCTACTTTCTTACTGAATTGTGCTTCTCTACAGCAGGTGTCATGCTTGAGGTGTGGGGGTgggtcaaaagccttgctaaagtcaaaGTGTGAACAGTGTCTATTGCTCTTGCTGTGCCCACAGACTTCTTACAAGGTGTGTGGTGTGATTACGTGCATTTTGCCTTTGGCTGGCCTTCCCAGTCCCATCTTTGTGCTTCGTGTGCTTGGATGTGGCTTTCCAGGGGCTTTTGCTCCAGAAACCTGTTGGAGACTGAGATTAAGATGCCCAGCGTTCCCCAGATCCTCCTTTTTGAAGATGCCATGAACTTGCCTTTTCTGGCACTTGAGGAACAGCTCCTGGTCACCACTGTCTTTCAAGATGTTGCAGAACAATCTTggaataacatcagccagctctctcagcacccaCACCTGTGTCACTTCTTTACCTATAATCTCTGGTTTAATCAAGTGCTTTCCAACTCaatgtagagctggaaagaatCTACGAGTTTAGGCAGCCTGAAGTTCAAGACTAGCACACTAGAGTTAAGGTGCTCTTATTTGTGCAAAGTTCTGATTGAAGCTGAAAGGTTCTTGCTCTAGTCTTAGAGACCTGGAAAGCCTGAGAGCAGCCTGTTGTTCTGAAAGAGAAAGTTTCCATTTCCATGATTCACAGAAGTAAAGTGCACACTCAGAAAATGTGTTGAGACACAAGATTTCTTTCTGTCAGTGCATTGGGATTTTTGATGTATTAACCTTTGTATGCTTAAAGATCGTGTTTCTAACTTACAATTTTATCCTCTGTCAAACAGTATGTGGTTAGGAAGTTCCTAGGCTTAATATCCAGTCACAATATACCAGTGTATTTGATCGATCCTTTGATCCTGGGACTGGTTGATAAAGACATTGAACAGATCAGAAATTCTCCTGATGGCCCTAGTCCAGAATGCAAATACTTTTGTGCTCCAAGGGACTTTACTACTTTTGCTCTACTGGATAAAACATGGAAACATGAAGTAAGTGCCTTTTCTTCCGTTACCATTTGTGTATTGTAATGCATTCAGCTGTCCTACGATTTTGTGGCATACTGCTATCATGTTTGTGTTAAGGCCTCTCAACTCATTTTGTGGAAATCTTGCAAAGGTGTTGGTAGAGGAAACtatatttaaaagttaaaagGTATCCAGACCTTTTTTGCATTAGTGGTGGTGTTATTCAAGAACTTAAGAATGCCAAGTTCATCACAAGAATAGCTTCAGAGAACAAtttgaggatgcagagaagggtGCTATGGCAAGGAGTAAACCTCATCCAAGCATGTCTGACaatgtttatttgctgttttattGAACAGTTGAGGGCTAAAGTTTAAGACAAGGAAATACAGTGGTTGGAATTGCTTATGGTTGCTGATATCTGAAATCTTGGAAATTTTGGAGTAGTTTGTGTGTAAGTCTGaccagaaaatgaaaacaaggaaTAGTGTATGATAACAATAAACATTGAGCATTCAATTTGGGATTCTCTAATCTTTAGCTTCACCCCTGCACCTCCCTGGCCccatctctccctctctctcattTTTAGGTCGGCCTTTTTAGAGCTGCTGAGAAAATGGGGTTCCAATGGTTAAAGATCATAAACAAGGACCCCCGCCTGGATGGGATGGATGACCTGTCAGGGATTGAAATTCCCTTGCActacatatttaaaatgtcATCTCATGCAATTCACCTGGTAGTGTTCTATGAGAGAAGCGGTAATTATCTCTGGCATGGCCCCCTGAGGCTCAAGCAGCATATGGACAGAAAGTTTGTGTCTTTCAGGAAACTCCACTTCGGTCACTACCCTGGAGCATATGAAAAGTGAGTTCAAAACAGGGGATGGAGAAAGCCATGATGGCACTTCCAAAAGAATTCCTTTTTCCTGAATATAAAGTTATTCTGTGTCCTATAATCAGGTTGTAAAATTGAGTTCGTTGTACAGTTCAGCAGTCAAAGTGCAGGTAAATTAAGGAATGAAGGTAAATGCAATTGTGTTTACCTGAAAACAAGAGATTCCTACTGTTTGTAAATTAACTACATTTTagaagaagctgctgtgtagCCAAGTTGAATCAGGGAGGAAGATGAGAGAAGTCAAAGAACTCATAGCTGAGGTTGAGTGTACCAGAGGATCTTCTTCTGGAGGCAGTGGTTTATCATTAATGTGTTGAAAAGTTTGGTATCTGTTGGTTGCCATCTGTGTAGGACTGGCGAGAGATTTAGTACTAGCTGATAGATATTTGGTGTTCTTTCTGTAATTGTATGTATCCAAAAGTTGAATACAGATCAGGAATActaaaagaaaaggggaaaagatggAAATCCATTCCATAGCAGTCCAAACAATCAGTGTTAATGATGACTAAAAAGAGATGACATTTGTACCACAGGATCTGTGCCAACCATCACGTCTAACCCACACTCTTAATGTTCTGAGGGAACCCTTTTCTTGTATAGATGTTTGAATTGGTGGCATTATTTGTCCATAGTCTTAGGCTTAAATGTGGTATTACGTTGGTAAAGGTACTATTAAGTGTCTGCCTTCTCTTACAATGCTTTCAATAGCAGTATTTCACGATATACAGATCATGGCAAACATCGTCAGTGTTTTCAAAGCCAAGCATGCACTGCTAGGCTTTGAGAAGAGCCTGCCTCTAGGGTGTGTGTACATTCTGTGGGTCAGAGAAAAACAGCTGAACATTTCACAGGTCAAAATAAGTCTGTTGAACCTTTTCCTTAAAAAGCTGACATCACTCTCTTTTAAAACTTGTAATCTGCACCGATTGTGCACCTAGATGTTTGAAGTCAACTTTTTGTAGTAAGTTTGTAGTAAGCTGTTAAATACCACATTTCATTCATTGTGAAAGCTGAACAGTTTTTAggtttaaaatgcaaatagcTTCAAAGTACAGAGTAAAATGTGGCTCTTTAGTGAATCCTGTACTTAACAACCAAGTAGCTTGAATTTCCAAATGCTCTGCACAAATTCAGTGCAAGTCATGATTCGGTAAAGGAATCGGTGATCTGACTCAACttataggctttttttttttcattttaaataaatttttgaAGTACACGGAGAATTTGTTGAAGCTCTTGTTGCTTTCCTTCTGTAATTGGTTTTGGGTATATTTAGACAGAGGAGTCAGTACAAGTAGTATGCATTAAGATTTTAACCTGAACTAGATGAAAAAGTGGCTTCTTATTTATAAAAGAGTTGAATGGAGTAATGCGTCATCTTTCTTTCTCTACAGACCAGAACTACTTCTTGTTTCCATTGATGACTTAAAAGTTCAAATTCCAAAAAATCCATCCAGTTTTCTAGAGGAGATGTCACACTCTAGATTTCTTGAATGTAGATACAGAGAAGCTCGGGCTTTCTTTCAGGTTAGTGGTAGTGTCTCTGAGATGTAATGTATGTTTCAACTGATTGACCCAAACCTACAAACAGTTCTCTGGGTTTTACCTAGATGGGACTGTTTGCATACATCAAGTTAAATACAGCCTCTTGAGACTTAATTCTCAGAGTTTAGTAGGTGGCAATAAAACTAAAACTTCAACTGAAAATACTGGTCTTTTTTACCTGTgagcacatttttttccattttctaaatCTTTGAAGTGAAGAGGGGGCCAACATGTCTCTATTTCTCACACATTGTTACTGTTAAATAGATTTCATGTAAATAAGACTAAGATCTTCTGCATCTTTGTGGCTGAAAATTTTCCTTACAGCAATTAAAACTCTGAGCGATGATACTTTCTTTTATATTCTTTTGAACCAAGTGCTGCATGGTTCCTAGTTCAGtttatttgaaaggtgtattcATTCCAAAATGACTCAATTTATTGTTTTTTGACCATGTAGACTAATGTTTTCATCACTACTTAGAGCATTAGTTTTAGAATATTGCTGTCCCGCATAGCAGATGGTAGAAACCTTTCTGCTGGAGTACAGGGAACATTTTGTTCTGGCTTGAAAAGGACAGAGACAAGAGATAGTCAAGAGTTACCACAGTTAAGACCGTGGAGTTAGAATCAGGTCACTGAATTTGAGCCATCTCTGCTTTCATGGAAGGGGAATAAGACAGCAGAAGTTCCATTCTTTGGACATTGGAGGTCTCGGGGAAGGGAGGATCTTCCCTGTATATTCTGGTAGGCCATAGTTCCCTATATGTGTAGCAGGAGGGAGACAGTACCCAAGAGTACTTGTGTGTTGTCACTTTGTGCATGACAAGGACAGAAGCTGTCAGCATGCTCTGCTTCAGTTCTAAAACCTGCAACCAGAAATGGCCATGGCAGAGAAAATATTCCTCAGAAGGTATGTTGAACTTTGTTGGAGCTTGCTTTAATATTGAAAGAAGCAGCTGGCATCTGTTTTGAAATGTAAGTATTCTTTTCAGCTCAGGAGTGCTTCGTGAAACCATCAGTCATGAAACTGATTGGTATATTGTTCTTGGTAACACCTGAACAAAAGACTGCCATGTTACTTTTGGCTTTGTGCTCACAGAAGATTTTGCCATGGTGGTATCTGAAAATTGGGCATGACCTTTTGTTCTAATGGCAGAAATTGTCACCATCCCTTGTAACACTTGGGGGCGCCAAGGAAAACGATGTGCTGAAGGCAGCTCTGGTCCTGGCCTTGTGTTCCCCTGGGCTGTGGCTGTTGCTGTTGACCTCAGCATGTGCAGAGCTAGGGTTCACCTGTGGTGTTGCCAAGTGCTGGGAGTTGGTGTCTAATACACGTATTCATATTCTGCTTTACTGTGAATTTATGTTCTACTAGTTTGGAAAAACTggtatttcagatttttaatttGTCATTCTCATGAGTATTCTCAGACTGGGCTGTATATGTGAAAATAGATACTGCCCAGGTATGAGTTAAGGAAACTCTTAAAGGTAGCTTTTTCTTAGGACATTGAAAAATGAAGGGACAGGTTTACTCTTTCACAATggcttgctttctctttctttccagctGTATCCTGATGATACCTCTCTTGATGCAGTGGAGttcaggaaaaaagcaaaatccttGCTCCACCTGGCTGCCCTGACACTGAATAACTTGGGAGTAAAGTTCTGGTTGAGCAGTGGAACGTGCCTTGGTAAAACATTTgtgttatgttttgtttttaaactcatgtgaaattttaaacattttgttcTCTATGGCTGGGGTTAAATGTGCTAGGTTGGGTTGGAAGGTGAGATGTGGCACTGGCAGTTTTTGATCCTGACAAAATGCTTTGTCTTTAGAGACCTGAGCCTCGGAGATTCTGAGCAGGTTTCTCATGGAGCATTTAATGTTGTTAGCAGTTGTCTGTGGTGTGTTGATCATGGCTTGGAAAGTAATAAGCAATTCCCTAGATTATGTGACTTAAAATTTGATGAAATGCTAGTTGCAAAGCACAGCAATGGGCAACATATTTCTGCTGTCCAAGTAGACTCTCACCTCACTTTTCTTGCCATGCAATTTGATTTTTATCACTGACTtagtttaaaatacagtttacatttattcatttatttaaaccCACATCCTTTTAATAAAATGTCTTCCTATTCCAGTGAGTACTGCAAGATTTCAGTTCTGCTGAAGGTGGAAGTAATAACATCACTGGTGAAGGtcattttgttattaaaatagCTTGTGAAAACTCAGGTGTGGGCACATTTGACTTGTATTTGTTTAGCCCTAAGGAATATAATTTTCTGAATGAACAGTTACTAGAACAGACAAAAGGATGTGCCACTTCTTGTCTTACTGTTTTGCAGTGGTGACTCCTCAGATACTACTTAATAGTCTCAAATTAAAAGCACAGCTGTAGCCCTTTAACTTTCATTGCTGATTAGATTTGGGTCCagataaagaatattttttctttaaagaccttgagatttgaaaactgaagaaattttaTCTTTAGTAAAGTTAGTATTTGGCTTTCTGAGGGAAGGAGTTGACTCTAAGTGCagtaata harbors:
- the FKTN gene encoding ribitol-5-phosphate transferase FKTN, with the translated sequence MQKINKNVVLALLSLTSLVFLLFQLYYYKFYLSQKNGAVFSKVRGSQPGQDSTRWYVVRKFLGLISSHNIPVYLIDPLILGLVDKDIEQIRNSPDGPSPECKYFCAPRDFTTFALLDKTWKHEVGLFRAAEKMGFQWLKIINKDPRLDGMDDLSGIEIPLHYIFKMSSHAIHLVVFYERSGNYLWHGPLRLKQHMDRKFVSFRKLHFGHYPGAYEKPELLLVSIDDLKVQIPKNPSSFLEEMSHSRFLECRYREARAFFQLYPDDTSLDAVEFRKKAKSLLHLAALTLNNLGVKFWLSSGTCLGWYRQCNVIPHSKDVDLGVFIRDYKADIIPAFQKAGLPLKHKFGKVEDSLELSFQGEDDVKLDIFFFYEEDDHIWNGGTQAKSGKKFKYLFPKFTLCWTEFVELKVHVPCEALQYVEANYGPDWKVPVKTWDWKSSPSNVQYNGVWPVDEWDDVIQIY